The Martelella endophytica genome contains the following window.
CCGTCTTCGTCCACCGTCTCGGTCATCCACAGCCAGCGGCCATCGTGCACATCGGTCTCGAAGGCACGGAACGGCACCTTGCCGCGGCGGGACAGCGTGCCCTTGAGCCACAGTTCGAAATCGGGATTGGAGATCACCGTGCCGCGCCCCGCATGGAAATTGCGGCGCATGAGCTGCGGCCAGTCAGGATACTCGTCAGGACCGATGAAGAATGCCTCGCGGTAATGGCGGTTGGCAAAGACCAGTTGATCGCGCTCATCGAAAATGGCGAAGAACGTGTCGGCAAGCTCCATCAGGCGGAGTATCTTTTTCAGTTTGCGTTCCATGCCCGAAGTTCGCACCCTAGACGTCACGGTTTCTGCCTGACTTTCCTCGGCAGCCCCTTATTTCTGTTCGCACGGTTTGCCAAAGGCTGCAACGGGAAGCGTGTGCTGACAGAAACGACAATTTACTTTCGGCGCTATGGCTTATCGGAAATGTATTGACGATCGTCAAGGATTGCGAACCGAATCTCCGTTCCTCAGCGGCATCCGAGCCAGATCACATGCCGCGCACCACGGCGTTTGGCATTGGCGCGCACCGTCTTCACCTCGGTGAGGAAACCGCTTTTCTTCATACGGGCGGTGAAACGATCATCCGGCCCGGACGACCAGACAGCAAGCACGCCTTTCGGGCTCAGCGCCTCGCGGGCGCGGGCGAGACCGGCAAGATCGTAAAGCCGATCATTGGCAGCCCGCGTCAAACCGTCCGGCCCGTTGTCGACATCCAGCAGTATGGCGTCGAACCCAGCTTTTGACTGCGCGATCAGCTGCGTGACATCGCCCACGGAGATTTCCATGCGAGGGTCGTCGAGCGCGCCCTGGAACACATCCGCCATCGGCCCCTTCGCCCAGCGGACGACCGCCGGCACCAGCTCTGCCACAACGATGCGCGCATCGGCAGGCAGCACGGCGAGCGCTGCCCGGAGCGTGAAGCCCATGCCGAGGCCGCCGATCAGCACGCGGGGGCCTGCGCAGCCTGCAAGCTTTTCTGCGGCGAGCTCCGCAAGCGCCTCCTCCGAGCCGGAAAGGCGGCTGTTCATCAGCTCGTTGGCGCCAAGCATGATGGAGAACTCCGCGCCGCGTTGCTTGAGGCGCAACGTCGCTGTCTCACCTGGAATTTCGGCTCTGTCGAGCTCGATCCACGGAATCATCGGCCTCTCTCTTTCAGGATTTCCCGCGCCCTGCTACATAGCCCATTCTCGTCGCGCGCCAAGGGCCCGGCCGCGGGAAAGGGCGATGACGAGCGGTTTCCGCGGCAATTTTACCGCCAATGGACGCCCTGAAGGCCGATCTCGTGGATTTCGGGCATGCTTCTCCTTGACTTTTGCTTCAGGATTCGTAGTGTCCGGCCAGATTTTGCCGAGGTCAGCCAGGCTGTCGCGGTAGGAAGATGAAGCGTCCCGAGCGGGCGCTTCCTGATTTTTAGGAAAAATTCCGGGCGTACCGGTTCCGTCGTTCCAGTGAGAAGACGGATTGCTCTTGAAGGCGGAATAAAATGGCAAAGGCAACAACGATCAAGATCAAGCTGCTGTCGACGGCAGATACCGGCTTTTTCTACGTCACCAAAAAGAACAGCCGCACGATGACGGACAAGATGGTCAAGACCAAGTATGATCCGATCGCGCGCAAGCACGTCGAGTTCAAGGAAGCCAAGATCAAGTAATCTGGTTTTCAGAACTGTTTCTTGAAAACGCGCGGGCGCTTCGCCCGCGCGTTTTGCGTTATGCCTGCATGCGTGAAATCAGGCGGGGGCGGAGTACGGTCATCAATAAAGCCAGCGCGATGCTGGCCAATCCCATGGCCGCAATCTGCCCCGGATAGCTGACGCCGATATCGATCAATGCCCCCGTCAGCCCCGGACCGACCGCCGTTGAAAACACGATCAGCGCGATGACGATGGAGCGAATGCTGCCCAGATGTCTCGAGCCATAAAGCTCGGGCCACAACGCTCCGTTCAGCGTGCCTGAAGCGCCCATCGACAGGCCGATGAGGGGCATGAACACATAGGGTGTCCATGCCGCACCGGAGATGCCCATCACCAGACAGGCCGCCGCGATCGGCACCAGCAGGAAGGGCAGCACGGCGACGGAGGAGAACCGGTCGACCAGCGCGCCGGTCACCAGCATCGAGACCAGGCTCGCGATCGACAGCAGGAAAAACGAGCCCGCAAACAGTTCCAGCGTCCAGCCGCGCAGCTCCACCAGATAAACCTGATGGAAGAAGATCGTCGTGCCGATGAAGGGCGGCGCCAGGAAGGCGCACAACACAGCCCAGAACAACGGATCGCGCAGCACCTCGCCGCGCGTCCAGTCACGCGGTGTTGCTGCCGTCTTGCGGCCGAGCGCCTCGCTCTGCGGCTCACGCTCCACCCGCATCAGCACCGAGATCAGCGGCAAGCCGACGGCGAGGATCATCACCGCCGCCGCGATCCAGCTGCCGCGCCAGCCGATCAGTCCGGACACGAGAACAAAGATCACCGGGAAAGTCGCCTCTCCGGTCTGCAGGCCGAGCGAGGACAGCGATACGGCGCGTCCGCGCATGGCATTGAACCATCGGCCCATCGCCGTCACCGCCGTGTGGCTCATCATGCCCTGCCCGAAAAGCCTGAGCATGTAGAGCGACAGGAACAGCAGCGCGACATGGTGCGAGACCGCCATGATGAGGGTGGCGACCGCCAGAAGCGGCATGACAATGAAAACGACCTGGACGACGCTGCGCGTATCGACGATGCGGCCGAGCCGCGTCAATGTCAGAGCGCTCAGCAACGTCGCGCCCATGTAGATGAAGCCGAAATCGCCAGGGCTCAGTCCATATTCGGCACGGATGTCGCCGGCAGAAAGGCTGATGAAATAGGTCTGACCAAAGGCGGTGAAGTAGTTCATCAGAAAGGCGCCGCCCACCCAGCGGGCGTTTTCGCGCAGGAATGACAGAAGGTTCATGGAAAGGGCCCCCGAAAGAAGTGACTGCGGGCCGAACCGAAAGCGTGGACTTTCCTCCCGGCGCGCCAGGCCGGGGCCTCTCGCGCGGATCGCGATGGGCTGATCACGGGAAGGTTAGCGTATGCTGTTGCAAAAGGCCAACCCCACCTCAATGCGATCCGCGATCGGGATCCGCCTCCCCGCCCTTGCTAGCAGGAACAGTTTCGCCAACCTGGTTCTGATCCTTCTCTGCCTTCGCCTCGGCCTTTCTGCGGCGACGTTCGCGCCGGGCGTGATTGAAGGCGCCGATACGAGCGCGCAGGCCGGCAATGCCGCGACCGAGAAAAACGCGACCCCGATCCACTTCCCGAAGCTCGGTCGCATAAGCGACGGCGAGCGCATTGCGATAGCTCTGCAGCCCCTCGCTCAGCGTCACTTCCAGGCGGCGCATGACGGAGACCCAGACGGGCGAAACCAGCAGGGTGATCGCCGTCATGGCGATGACGAGACGATAGAGATCCTCGCCAAGCGCTGCGGCTGAAAGACCGGCAGCGGCAAGCACGAAGGAAAACTCGCCCACCTGCGCCATGGAAAGGCCCGCCACCAGCGCCGTCTGCGGCGAGGATCCGGTCCAGCGCAGCAGCATCACGTTCAGCACCGTCTTCGCGGCAATCACGCCGACCGCCGTGAGCAGAACAGCAAGAAGGTTGTTCCAGATGAAGCCAAGATCGATCAGAAGGCCGATGGAGAGGAAGAAGATGACCAGCAGCACGCTCTGGATCGGCTCGACCACCGGAATGACGCGGCTGCGCAGCGTCGAATTGCCGACACAGATGCCGGCGAGGAAGGCGCCATAGGCCGGCGACATGCCGGCGACGCCGGAGATTGCGGCAGCGGAAAAGCAAAGGGCGAGCGCGCCGAGCGCCAGAAGCTCCACCTTATCCTCGACCTTCTCGGCATAGGGGATGCGCAGCTTGCCGAAGCGGCCGAAATACCAGAGAAGCCCCGCCATCATGCCGACGGCGACGATCACCTTGACCGCCGTTGCCGTGACGTCGAAGCCGGCGCCGCCGAAGCTCGACACGAAGATCAGCATCGGCACCACGGCAATGTCCTGGGCGATCAAGACGCCGACGGCGATGCGGCCGGCGTCGCCGCGCAGCATGCCCATCTCGTCCAGCATCTTCATCGCCACCACGGTGGACGAAAGCGCGATGACGAAGCTGAGGATCACCATTTCCCGTGGCGTCGCCTGCAAGAAGAAGCCGATCAGCACTGCCAGCAATGCCGCGCTGGCGAGCTGCCCGCAGACCACCAGCAGCGCCTGCCTGAGAGAGACGACGAAGGCCCTGATCGAAAGCTCCATGCCGATGAAGAACAGCAGCACGACGACGCCCATCTCGCCGAGAAAGGCGACGCTTTCATTGTTTTCGATCAGCCCCAGCCCCGTCGGGCCGAGCAGGATGCCGGCGAGGATGAATCCGACCAGCGGTGGCTGCCTGAGCCACAGAAAGCCAAGTCCCGCCAGTGCGGCGACAGCAATCACCAGTGCCACGGCAATGAGATTGCCGCCATGGGCGCCAGCCTGCGCGACCGTTTCCTGAACCACATGCTCCATCGCCACCTTCCTTTCGACGGCAGAATAAGGTCGGAGACGGCGAAACCTCAAGCCGGCGCCCGGTGACAGAAATATAACCAGCGCTTATCTTGCGATGCATGATTTCTATCGCTTCCGCAAGATACTGAAAGATTTATATAAATTCCTGCCGCGCACGAAGCGGAATTGTGGAAAAGCAACGGAATCGGGGCATCACGCAGGCGCGCGTTGCGCAGCGCAGCGACGATTTTTCTTTTTCGCCTGTAAAAATCGTCATATATTATTAATCATAAATGGAGGAGACGACATGAGTTTATCACGTTCCCTGCATACCATCCTGATCAGCGCCGCGTTTGTGTTCGTGGCAATCATGCTTTTCATCTGACAGGATTTTGCGCGCAAGCGCCTTCGTGCCAGCCGGTCCACTGAATCATTTGTCGGAACCGGCTGCCATAGTTTCGCGTTTCTCAAGTCATATTGACTTTAACATCGGTCGATGCGGGCAATGTCTGCAGGGCCGATGTTGGTCCGATCGCCGCCCGCATTGCGGCGGTCGGACGGAACAACCGGCACGGAGTGAAACATGTTTGACAGCAAGACCACGACCAGCGACATCCTCGAACGCCTGCATCTGAGCGAGCCGAAACCGGCAGCATCGGCAACCGCGCTGGTGCGCGACGAAATCGACGCCCTCGCCAGAACCGCCCGCAAGCACCCGGCCGGCAGCGGCTCGGCTCTGGCGCTCGTCGGCCTCGTCGCCTTCGGCATCGGCTTCCTGGTCGGCCACGCGGACAGCTCCGAATCGGTTCCGCGCAAGCGCCTGTTTCGCCAGCGCCCGAAGCGGTGGCCGGCCCGAACGACGCATAGCGGCGGCGTTTTCAGCGGCCGCAAGTAAGGCGCTGATATCCAGGACTGACGAGGCGCCGTTCGGCGCTGACAAAGCTGCTGAGCTTGAGGACAGTACCCGTCTGCCTTTAGCACATGGGGTGTCCCGAGCCGTCTCGGGTGACGAAACGAAAAGCCCGCCAGAAATGGCGGGCTTTTCGTGATGACAGAGCCGACAAGGAAGGCCTGCCTGAACTCAACATACTGAAATAATGGTAAAAATGGTCGGGGTGGCGGGATTCGAACCCACGACCCCTTGACCCCCAGTCAAGTGCGCTACCGGGCTGCGCTACACCCCGACCCATGCCGCCGAAACGGCCCGTCCCCTTTAGACTTTCGCGCCGGCCCGCGCAAGGGCAAAAGAGCAGGTGCGATACAAAAAGAAGGCTCCGCCCAGAGTGATACGCACGGCGAAAACCATCGCCGCCGCAGAGCCTGCGACCGACGCTGGTCGTCCCCACCCGGTGATGACGCTATCAGCTGACGAACAGGGAAAGAACGAAAGCTGCGATCAGAACGATCAGCGCCAGAATGGCGAGTGCCCAGAAAATCTTACGATTGTAGAGCGGGGTCATCATATAGCAGGACGAACAAACCGGACGTCCGAAACGAAGATGATGACCACAGTACTTGCAATGGAAAAACCGCATTCTTTCCATTTCTCCGTGGTTTTTTGTTGGTGCACCGCGAGGCGCACGGCATTTATAAAATTAGCTATGACTAAAGCATCAGATTAACAACTTTTGGTTCATCTAGGCTCAAGGCATGATGCCAATGGTGGCGCTATCAATGTTAGATCAAGCTTATATGAAAAATCAATGCCCGATCATACTTCAACCAAAAATGGCGTAGGAAAATGTGATTTTTGTCACAGATCGCTTCGCCGTCGCTCGCCACGCCCCTTGGCCCCAAGGTTCAGTAAGAAATAGCGAACACATAAATTCGGCATTTGCTGGCTTTTTGATCAATTGCAAGAAAATCGGTATCACAATTTACATGAGCTCTCCCTGGCGTGAGAACTTTCACCACACCGTCAGGCTGTAACCGCACGAGTCAACCGTTACGCACCGCGTGGTGGTACTTCCGGTAGATGTCATCAATATCGACGGTCGGCTGTGGCGGCTTGATTTTCATGTCGCGGAGCGTGTCGAGGATGATGTTGGCCGTTGCCAGGTTTCGAAACCATTTCCGGTTGGCCGGGATCACATACCAGGGCGCATGCTCGGTCGAGCAATTGGTAAGCATCGCCTCATAAGCCGCGATGTAGTCGTCCCAGCGATCGCGCTCGGCATAGTCGGAGGTGGAAATCTTCCACTGCCGGTCCTTGTCCTGCAGCCGCTTCTCGAAGCGTTCGAGCTGCTCGTCCTTGGAGATGCACAGGAAGAACTTGACGATGGAGACGCCGTTTTCGCTCAGGAATTCCTCGAAATTGTTGATCTGGTGATAGCGCTTCGACCACACCTCCTCCGGCACGAGGTTGTGGACGCGGGCAACCAGAACATCCTCGTAATGCGAGCGGTTGAACACCGCGACCTGTCCGAGAGCCGGAGTGCGCTGATGCACGCGCCAGAGAAAGTCGTGCGCCCGCTCGACGTCCGTCGGCTGCTTGAAGCTTGCGACATAGGTGCCCTGCGGGTTCATCGCGGTGATGACGTGCCAGCAAACGCCGTCCTTGCCGGCAGCATCGATCCCCTGCAGCACGATCAGCAGTGCGTGCTTCTTCTCGGCATAGAGCTCTTCCTGCAGCGGCGTGATCGCCTCGAGAACGGAACCGAGCGCCTCCTTGCCCGCCTCCTTGTCCTCCACATCACCGTGATAGTCCGGGTCGAACTCGGAAAGCTTAACCGTACTTCCGGGTGTGACGATCAGTTTCTTGCGATAGTCCACGTCTCTCACTCCTCGTCGTTTCGTCTGCAAATCAACCGACCCGGCTAACGGTTAAGCCGGGCATTGACGACGTCAATAGACATGGCCCGCCGCGCGCTGCGGTTTTCGAGAACATGATCGATGCCGATCCTGACGCCTCCTATGATAAACAGCCAGACAAGCAGATAGATCCAGACGAGGCCAATGGTCAGCCAGGGAATTTGCGGCACAAGAATGCCGAAACCGCACATCAGCACCGCGACCAGTTGCGTCGCCACGATGGCGATGACGAGCGGCAGGGCCGGATAGGGCCGCTTCATGAACCAGTTCTCCTTGCGCGAGACCAGCATCAGCAGGTGGCCGCCGGCAACGAGCTGCAGGAACATCATCGATTGCAGATGCGCCTGATCGGTGAGCCCGAGCCCCGGCCAGCGCGCGGCGTCCGAGAGCACCTCCATGCCGATGAGCAACAGGCCGAAGGACTGCACGATGGAAAAGAAGCCGAGCACCGCGGAAACCGAAAACAGGTGCGGCATGCGCCACTTGATCGGCTGTTCGGAAACGCTGGTATTGTCATAGGCGACGGTCATGATCGGAATGTCGTCGAGCAGCGACATCAGCACGATCATGATCGGCGTCAGCGGCTGGAAGCCGAGGAAGATCGTCGAAAGCACGACCAGGAACATGATGTCCATGGTCAGCGCCACACGATAGATGGTGTAGCTGGTGATCCGCCCGAAGATGCGCCGTGCCTCGTCGATCGCATTCTGGATGACCGAGAGGCCGGGTGCGGTCAAAATCAGCGCCGCCGCGCCCCGCGCGGCATCCGTGGCGCCGGAAACGGCGATGCCGCAATCGGCCTGCTTCAGCGCCGGCGCGTCATTGACGCCGTCGCCGGTCATGGCCACGAGATGGCCGTTCTTCTGGAAGGTCTTGACGATGGCATACTTGTGCTCGGGGAATACCCGGGCGAAACCGTCGGCTGTCAGGATACGGTTGGCGATCGGTCCTGGAACGTTGTCGGGGTCCATATCCTTCGGAAACACATCGGCGGCTGTCAGGATGTTGGTTCCAAGGCCAAGCTGACGGGCAGTCTCACGGGCGATCGCCGTGTCATCGCCGGTGATCATCTTCACCGTCACGCCCTTGCCGCGGACATTCTCGATGGTCGCTTTGGAATCGTCGCGCGGCGGATCGAACATCGGCAGCACGCCAAGCAGCGTCCAGCTCTTGCCGTCATCGTCTGAGCGGGCGACGGCAAGCGCGCGATAGCCCTTGGCGCCGAGTTCGGCCACATGGGCGTCCACCGTATCCGCCACAGCCTTGTCGCCACCGGCGAGCATGACGATGGCATGCGGCGCGCCCTTGGCCGTCAGGAAACGCTTGCCGTCCAGGCCCGTCACCTCGGCTTCGGTACGCTTCGAAACCGGATCGAAAGGCGTAAACTTTCCGATGCTGTAGCCTTTCAGCACACTCACGTCGGGCAGCGCGCCGATTACGGCGCCGTCGATGGCATCGCCATCTTCCGCGCGTGAGGCAAGTGCGCCGGCGAGCACGATGTCGGCCGCCGCCGCGCCGCCGATCGCGATCGGCTCGCCAAGGGTCAGGATATTCTTGGTCAGCGTCCCGGTCTTGTCCGAGCACAGAATGTCGGCACCCGCCATCTCGTCGATCGAGGAGAGCCGCGAGACAATCGCCTTCTCCTTGGAAAGCGCCAGCGCGCCGAGCGCCATGGTGATCGAAAACACCGCCGGCATTGCCACCGGGATCGAGGCGACGAGCAGCACCAGAACGAACTGAAGGATGCCGAGCGCATCGGAAAGCCCCCAATTATCGGCAACGACAATATCGGTATAGACCTCGACCGCGACCATGATCAGCGCCAGCACGACGGCAACGACAATCAGGAAATTGCCGATCTGGAACATCGCCTTCTGCGCCTGGCTCACCGCGCCAGCCCCGGCCACAAGCTTCGCCGTGCGGCCGAAGAAGGTGTTGGCGCCGGTGGCGATCACCACGGCGTTCATCTCGCCCTGCTTGACGACGCTTCCGGAATAGGCGCTGTCGCCGATCTTCTTGTTTACGGGCAGCGATTCCCCGGTCAGCGCCGCCTGGTCGATCGAGGCATAATCGCCCTCCACCAGCCGGATATCGGCCGGCACGATGCCGCCGAGCCTGATCTTGACGATATCGCCCGGCACGAGGGTAGCCGCATCCACGACCTGGAAGCTGCCGTCACGCAGCGCGGTGGCCTGCGGCGCAAGCGAGTTCTTCAGCGCGGCAAGCGCATTGGTCGCCTTGCTGTCCTGGTAGAATTCGAGCCCCGCATTGAACAGCAAAAGACCGAAGATGATGGCGAAGTCGCCGAGGTCACCGAGAAACAGCGACACGAGAGCCGCAGCCTCGATCATGAAGGCGATGGGCCCGACGAAATGGCCGACCACCTGGCGCCAGAGACTGGTCTTCTTTTCGGGAAGCGCATTGGGCCCATACTGGGCAAGGCGCCTTTCGGCTTCGGCGGTGCTCAGCCCTTTGGCGGGATCGCTCTCAAGCTGCCGCAATACGTCATCAACAGGGATCGTTTCCAGATCCCGGCTATCCTGATTGTCCGTCATCCGCTTTCTCCAGCATCGCCAAATGCAAACCCGGAACGGTCCACTACCCGTTTCTGCTACTATAAGACGAACCAGAATCGGGCAATTTTAGCAATATGCCGGACGGAAAACCGCGCTTACGCGGATGAGATTATCCCATCCACGCTGATTTCATTTGACGAAACGCAAATGAACGCCGGTTCAGGCAGATTTTCGTAAAGAGAACGGGACGGGGTTGCGACGGCGCCGTCAGCGCACCTGATCCAGCAGACGCTTGCATTCCAGGAGATCGTAGAGAACCTCCTGCAGCATCGCGTCATCGGAGCGCGTCAGCCCCGAGGCCGGTGAAATCTCGCCGTCATCATCCTTGCCGCGCCGGAAGAAGCCCTTCGACTTTTTCGGCCGGCCGACGACCTGATCGTCGTCGAACATGGAGGGCTGGTCGGCCTTGTCCGCCGGCACCTCGGGCGCTGGCGTCAGCGCCTCCATCAGCTCGGCATCGCCGCTACCGACAGCGGAAACGAAGCGGTTGCCATTGCTGCGCAGCAGCTTCTGCACGCCCTTGATCGTGTAGCCGTGATCGTAGAGGAGATGGCGGATGCCCTTCAGGAGCTCGACATCCTCCGGGCGATAGTATCGCCGGCCACCGCCGCGCTTCATCGGCTTGACCTGCGTGAACCGCGTTTCCCAGAAACGCAGCACATGCTGGGGCAGATCCAGATCCTCGGCGACTTCCGAAATGGTGCGGAACGCTTCCGGGCTCTTGTCCATGATGAAAGGCCTCTCGACAGCAACGAATCGTTGTTATTTCAGCGCGGTCTGCGCCGAAACACAAGCCTTGTCGATGAAAGAGAAGAAACGCTCAGGAAGCGGTGCGCGAGGCAGCCTTTTCAGCGCGGGCCTTGCGGGAAACATGCGACTTCAGAATTTTCTGCTTGAGCACGTTGGAAGCCTTGAAGGTCATGACCCGGCGCGGCGAAATCGGCACTTCCTCGCCGGTTTTCGGGTTGCGGCCGATGCGCTCATTCTTGTCGCGCACCTGGAAGGTGGCGAAAGAAGACAGCTTCACGGTCTCGCCGCGGACGATGGCGTCGCAAATCTCGTCGATCACTGTTTCGACCAGTTCGGCAGATTCCGTCCGAGACAGCCCCACCTTGCGGAACACCGACTCGGCGAGGTCTGCACGCGTCACAGTTTTGCCTGACATTGCCACACCCCAGTTTTTGACTAATTCCCCGTTTTGCAGACACTATTGCTCCGCGCTAACGCGGTCAAGCACGAGTTCGCCTGCAAATTGTTTCGTTTCGCCCTACCAGCGCAACAGCACGGCGCCCCATGTAAAGCCGCCACCCATCGCTTCCAGCATCACGGTATCGCCGCGCTTGATGCGACCATCTTCCACAGCCGTAGCGAGTGCCAGCGGGATGGATGCAGCCGACGTGTTGGCATGGCGGTCGACGGTAACAACGACTTTCTCCATCGGAATGCCGAGCTTCTTCGCCGAACCTTCGATGATCCGCCGGTTCGCCTGGTGCGGGACCAGCCAGTCGAGCCCATCGGCGCCGATGCCCGCCTCGTCGAAGACGGCCTCGATGACGTCGGTGATCATCCCGACGGCATGCTTGAAGACTTCGCGGCCTTCCATGCGCACATGGCCGATCTCTCCGGTGGAGGAGACGCCGCCATCGACATAAAGCTTCTCGCGGTGACTGCCATCCGAGCGCAGGCTGACGGCGGCGATGCCGCGACCTTCCGCCATGGTCTCCTCGATCCCCTCGAGCACCACGGCGCCCGCGCCGTCACCAAAGAGGACGCAGGTTGTCCGGTCGGTCCAGTCGAGAATGCGCGAGAATGTCTCGGCCCCGATGACGAGGACACGCCTGGCACGTCCGGCGCGGATATAGTTGTCCGCCGTCGTCACGGCATAGACGAAGCCGGAACAGACGGCCTGCAGGTCGAAGGCGAAGCCGTGCGCCATGCCGAGACGGTTCTGGATGTTCACGGCGGTCGCCGGAAAGGTATTGTCCGGCGTCGACGTCGCGACGATGATGAGATCGATATCGGCCGGCGTCAGGCCGGCATTGTCGAGCGCGTTGCGGGCAGCAGCCTCGCCGAGCGATGCCGTGGTTTCGCCTTCGCCCGCGATATAACGCTGCTTGATGCCGGTCCGCTGCTGGATCCAGGCGTCGGAGGTGTCGACAAGCTGACGCAGTTCGTCGTTGGTCACCACACGTTTCGGCAAGGCCGACCCGACCCCACAAACGACAGAACGGATCATCTTGTTATTCCTTATTGGCTGGCAGTGCGCCGCTCATAAACAATTTCAGGTCGCACGTCACCAGTGAACCCGAAGAAAGACGGCCATCAGGCCGCCTCCGGTCCCATCGGAGATTCGTTTCGTGCGTGATATTCGGTCAGATCGTGCTGAATCTTGGCCTGCAGTCCGTTGTGGACCATGTCATAGGCGACGTCGATCGCCGCCGCGTAGCCTTCGGCATCCGTGCCGCCATGGCTTTTGATGACAATGCCATTGAGCCCGAGGAACACGCCACCATTGACCTTGCGCGGATCAAGCTTGTCGCGCAGCATGCGGAAGGCGCCGCGTGCGAACAGATAGCCGATGCGCGACATCCACGTCCGCCCCATGGCGGAACGCAGATATTCGGCGATCTGCCGGGCGGTGCCCTCGGCGGTCTTCAGCGCGATATTGCCGGTGAAGCCCTCGACAACGAAGACAT
Protein-coding sequences here:
- a CDS encoding spermidine synthase produces the protein MIPWIELDRAEIPGETATLRLKQRGAEFSIMLGANELMNSRLSGSEEALAELAAEKLAGCAGPRVLIGGLGMGFTLRAALAVLPADARIVVAELVPAVVRWAKGPMADVFQGALDDPRMEISVGDVTQLIAQSKAGFDAILLDVDNGPDGLTRAANDRLYDLAGLARAREALSPKGVLAVWSSGPDDRFTARMKKSGFLTEVKTVRANAKRRGARHVIWLGCR
- the rpmG gene encoding 50S ribosomal protein L33 — protein: MAKATTIKIKLLSTADTGFFYVTKKNSRTMTDKMVKTKYDPIARKHVEFKEAKIK
- a CDS encoding MFS transporter, with product MNLLSFLRENARWVGGAFLMNYFTAFGQTYFISLSAGDIRAEYGLSPGDFGFIYMGATLLSALTLTRLGRIVDTRSVVQVVFIVMPLLAVATLIMAVSHHVALLFLSLYMLRLFGQGMMSHTAVTAMGRWFNAMRGRAVSLSSLGLQTGEATFPVIFVLVSGLIGWRGSWIAAAVMILAVGLPLISVLMRVEREPQSEALGRKTAATPRDWTRGEVLRDPLFWAVLCAFLAPPFIGTTIFFHQVYLVELRGWTLELFAGSFFLLSIASLVSMLVTGALVDRFSSVAVLPFLLVPIAAACLVMGISGAAWTPYVFMPLIGLSMGASGTLNGALWPELYGSRHLGSIRSIVIALIVFSTAVGPGLTGALIDIGVSYPGQIAAMGLASIALALLMTVLRPRLISRMQA
- a CDS encoding cation:proton antiporter, whose protein sequence is MEHVVQETVAQAGAHGGNLIAVALVIAVAALAGLGFLWLRQPPLVGFILAGILLGPTGLGLIENNESVAFLGEMGVVVLLFFIGMELSIRAFVVSLRQALLVVCGQLASAALLAVLIGFFLQATPREMVILSFVIALSSTVVAMKMLDEMGMLRGDAGRIAVGVLIAQDIAVVPMLIFVSSFGGAGFDVTATAVKVIVAVGMMAGLLWYFGRFGKLRIPYAEKVEDKVELLALGALALCFSAAAISGVAGMSPAYGAFLAGICVGNSTLRSRVIPVVEPIQSVLLVIFFLSIGLLIDLGFIWNNLLAVLLTAVGVIAAKTVLNVMLLRWTGSSPQTALVAGLSMAQVGEFSFVLAAAGLSAAALGEDLYRLVIAMTAITLLVSPVWVSVMRRLEVTLSEGLQSYRNALAVAYATELREVDRGRVFLGRGIAGLRARIGAFNHARRERRRRKAEAKAEKDQNQVGETVPASKGGEADPDRGSH
- a CDS encoding polyphosphate kinase 2 family protein; this encodes MDYRKKLIVTPGSTVKLSEFDPDYHGDVEDKEAGKEALGSVLEAITPLQEELYAEKKHALLIVLQGIDAAGKDGVCWHVITAMNPQGTYVASFKQPTDVERAHDFLWRVHQRTPALGQVAVFNRSHYEDVLVARVHNLVPEEVWSKRYHQINNFEEFLSENGVSIVKFFLCISKDEQLERFEKRLQDKDRQWKISTSDYAERDRWDDYIAAYEAMLTNCSTEHAPWYVIPANRKWFRNLATANIILDTLRDMKIKPPQPTVDIDDIYRKYHHAVRNG
- a CDS encoding plasma-membrane proton-efflux P-type ATPase, encoding MTDNQDSRDLETIPVDDVLRQLESDPAKGLSTAEAERRLAQYGPNALPEKKTSLWRQVVGHFVGPIAFMIEAAALVSLFLGDLGDFAIIFGLLLFNAGLEFYQDSKATNALAALKNSLAPQATALRDGSFQVVDAATLVPGDIVKIRLGGIVPADIRLVEGDYASIDQAALTGESLPVNKKIGDSAYSGSVVKQGEMNAVVIATGANTFFGRTAKLVAGAGAVSQAQKAMFQIGNFLIVVAVVLALIMVAVEVYTDIVVADNWGLSDALGILQFVLVLLVASIPVAMPAVFSITMALGALALSKEKAIVSRLSSIDEMAGADILCSDKTGTLTKNILTLGEPIAIGGAAAADIVLAGALASRAEDGDAIDGAVIGALPDVSVLKGYSIGKFTPFDPVSKRTEAEVTGLDGKRFLTAKGAPHAIVMLAGGDKAVADTVDAHVAELGAKGYRALAVARSDDDGKSWTLLGVLPMFDPPRDDSKATIENVRGKGVTVKMITGDDTAIARETARQLGLGTNILTAADVFPKDMDPDNVPGPIANRILTADGFARVFPEHKYAIVKTFQKNGHLVAMTGDGVNDAPALKQADCGIAVSGATDAARGAAALILTAPGLSVIQNAIDEARRIFGRITSYTIYRVALTMDIMFLVVLSTIFLGFQPLTPIMIVLMSLLDDIPIMTVAYDNTSVSEQPIKWRMPHLFSVSAVLGFFSIVQSFGLLLIGMEVLSDAARWPGLGLTDQAHLQSMMFLQLVAGGHLLMLVSRKENWFMKRPYPALPLVIAIVATQLVAVLMCGFGILVPQIPWLTIGLVWIYLLVWLFIIGGVRIGIDHVLENRSARRAMSIDVVNARLNR
- a CDS encoding MerR family transcriptional regulator, producing MDKSPEAFRTISEVAEDLDLPQHVLRFWETRFTQVKPMKRGGGRRYYRPEDVELLKGIRHLLYDHGYTIKGVQKLLRSNGNRFVSAVGSGDAELMEALTPAPEVPADKADQPSMFDDDQVVGRPKKSKGFFRRGKDDDGEISPASGLTRSDDAMLQEVLYDLLECKRLLDQVR
- a CDS encoding integration host factor subunit alpha; protein product: MSGKTVTRADLAESVFRKVGLSRTESAELVETVIDEICDAIVRGETVKLSSFATFQVRDKNERIGRNPKTGEEVPISPRRVMTFKASNVLKQKILKSHVSRKARAEKAASRTAS
- a CDS encoding beta-ketoacyl-ACP synthase III, giving the protein MIRSVVCGVGSALPKRVVTNDELRQLVDTSDAWIQQRTGIKQRYIAGEGETTASLGEAAARNALDNAGLTPADIDLIIVATSTPDNTFPATAVNIQNRLGMAHGFAFDLQAVCSGFVYAVTTADNYIRAGRARRVLVIGAETFSRILDWTDRTTCVLFGDGAGAVVLEGIEETMAEGRGIAAVSLRSDGSHREKLYVDGGVSSTGEIGHVRMEGREVFKHAVGMITDVIEAVFDEAGIGADGLDWLVPHQANRRIIEGSAKKLGIPMEKVVVTVDRHANTSAASIPLALATAVEDGRIKRGDTVMLEAMGGGFTWGAVLLRW